A window of Kineococcus sp. NBC_00420 genomic DNA:
ACCTGGCCTTCACCAGCTCCTACGTGCTGTGGGGGGCGGCCGCCCTGCACCCCTCCATGCGTCGCCTCTCCGACCCCTCACCCAGCAGCCGGCACGAGTTCAGCCCGCTGCGCCTGGCCGTCCTCACCGGCGCCAGCCTCCTCGCCCCCGGCACCCTGGCCCTGCAGCTGGTCCTCGGCCTGCCGACCGAGGGCTGGGCGGTCGTCGTCGGCGCCACCACCCTGTTCCTGCTCGTGGTGGCCCGGATGTCGACCCTGCTGCGCCGGCTGCGCGAGCAGACCGACCTGCTGGGCGACCTCGCGCGCACCGACCCCCTCACCGGCCTGCTCAACCGTCGCAGCGCCGACGCCGAGCTGCAGCGGGCGCAGGAGCGGGCCCGGGGCGAGGGGGTCCCCCTCGTCGTCGCCCTGCTCGACCTCGACCACTTCAAGGCCTTCAACGACACCTACGGCCACCCCGCCGGTGACGCCCTCCTCGTGGGGGCGGCGACCGCCTGGACCACCGCGCTGGCCGGGACGGGGGCGCAGCTCGCGCGGTGGGGCGGGGAGGAGTTCCTCCTCGTCATCACCGGGTGGGAGCCCGCGCGCGTCGAGCTGCTGCTGGACGAGCTGCGCGCGGTGGTGCCCGCGGGGCAGGCGTTCTCGGCGGGCCTGGCCGGCTGGGACGGGCGCGAGGAGACCGGCGTCCTCGTCGGCCGGGCTGACGAGGCCCTCTACGCTGCCAAGCACGCCGGGCGCGCCTGCAGCCGCACCGCCGTCGCACACCGCCCCGAGCCGCAACCGGGGGAGTACTCGCGCCCCAGCGCCTGAGGTGTGTGAAACTCGCAGGAACACGCGGCCGACGACGTCTGCAGGAGTTCCGATGAGCACCACGTTCAGCACCACCCTGGCCGAGCACGCCCGCAACCGGCCCGACGGCGTCGCCGTCCGGCTCGACGAGCACACCCTCACGTGGCGCGGGTTCGACGACGCCACCGCCCGGGTCGCGACCCTGCTGCGCACCGAGGGCGTCCGGCCCGGCGACCGCGTCGCCCTGATCCTGCCCAACGTGCCCCAGTTCCCCGTGCTCTACCATGGCATCCTCCGCGCCGGCGCGGTCGTCGTCCCGATGAACCCGCTGCTGCGCGGCCGCGAGGTCAACCACCACTTCGCCGACTCCGGTGCCGTCCTCGCCTTCGTCTGGCACGCCGTCGCGGACGCCTCCCACGCCGGCGCCGTCGGCACCCCGACCCGGGTGGTCGTCGTCGAACCGGAGGCCACCGCCGCCCTGCTCGCCGGCGTCGACCCCGACCCCGCGGCGCACGCACCGGACCCCGACGACACCGCCGTGATCCTCTACACCTCCGGCACCACCGGCTCGCCCAAGGGTGCGGAGCTGAGCCACCGCAACCTCTTCAGCAACGCCGTCACCTCCCAGGAGAGCCTCATCCGCCTCGGCGGGGACGACGTCATCCTCGGTGCGCTGCCGCTGTTCCACGCCTTCGGCCAGACCTGCGCCATGAACACCGCCCTCATCGCCGGGCGCACCATGACGCTGCTGCCGCGCTTCAGCGCCGCCGCGGCGCTCGCCGTCGTGCAGCGCGACCGGGTGACCCACTTCGCCGGGGTGCCGACGATGTACGTCGCGATGCTCAACGAACCCGACGCCGAGTCCTACGACCTGTCCTCCTGGCGTTCCTGCGTCTCCGGTGGCGCGTCGTTGCCGGTGGAGGTCCTGCGCGGTTTCGAGGCGCGCTTCGGCGTGGAGATCCTGGAGGGCTACGGGCTGAGCGAGACCTCCCCGGTCGCCTCCTTCAACCACCCCGGCGCCGTCCGCAAACCCGGCACGATCGGGGTCCCGGTGCGCGGCTGCGAGATGGACCTGCGCGGCGCCGACGGCTCCGTCGTCACCGAGGGGGTCGGGGAGATCGTCGTCCGCGGGGAGAACGTCATGAAGGGCTACTGGCGCAACGAGACCGCGACGGCGCAGACGTTCGTCGACGGCTGGTTCCGCACCGGGGACCTCGCGACCCGCGACGAGGACGGGTACTACACGATCGTCGACCGGGCCAAGGACATGATCGACCGAGGTGGCTACAACGTGTACCCGCGCGAGGTCGAGGAGGTCCTCTACGAGCACCCCGCGGTCGAGCAGGTCGCCGTCGTCGGTTTCCCGGACCCGTTGGTGGGGGAGGAGATCGGCGCGGCCGTCGTCCTCAAGGAGGGGGCGCACGCGACGCCCGAGGAGTTGCAGCAGCACGTGAAGGACGCGCTCGCGGCGTACAAGTACCCGCGCCGGGTCTGGATCGTGGAGGAGCTGCCGAAGGGCCCCACCGGCAAGATCCTCAAACGCGAGATCCACCCGCCCGTCCGCAGCACCGAGCACGAGGAGCGCCCCGCATGACCAGCCCGACCGGAGTGGACTACTACGAGATCGCCGGCGACCTCACCGACGCCGAGCGCGAGGTCTGGGCGAACGTCCGCGCGTTCGTCGACGAGAAGGTGATCCCGGTCGCGGGCGGGTACTGGGAACGCGCCGAGATGCCGCTGGACCTCCTCAAGGAGTACGCCCAGCTGAACCTCGTGGGCGACGGTCTGCAGGGACCGGGGATCCCGGCGCTGAGCCACACCGCCGCCGGTCTGATCACGATGGAACTGTCCCGGGGCGACGGGAGCTTCGCGACGATGCTCGGCGTCCAGGCCGGTCTCGCGATGCGTTCCATCGCCTTCCTGGGCTCGGAGGAGCAGAAGGAGCGCTGGCTGCCGCCGATGGCGCGCCTGGAGGTCCTCGGGGCGTTCGGGCTCACCGAACCCGACCACGGGTCCGACGCCGTGGCGCTGGCCACGACCGCCCGGCGCGAGGGTGACGAGTACGTCCTGGACGGCGCCAAGCGCTGGATCGGGTTCGGCACGATCTGCGACGTCTGCGTCGTGTGGGCCCGCGGTGAGGACGGCGCCGTCCAGGGTTTCCTCGTCGAACGCGGGACGCCGGGGTTCAGCGCCACCGCCATCCAGGGCAAGGCGTCGTTGCGCGCCATCCACAACGCCGACATCACGCTGACCGGCGTGCGGGTGCCGGCCGCGAACCGACTGCCCGGCGGGAACTCCTTCCGCGACACCGGCCGCGTCCTGTCCGCCACCCGGGCCGGGATCGCCTGGGGGGCGCTGGGCCACGCGACGGCCGCCTACGAGACGGCGCTGGCCTACTCCCTGGAGCGCAAGCAGTTCGGCCAGCCGCTGGCGAGCTTCCAGCTCGTCCAGGACAAGCTGGTGCAGATGCTCGCCGAGGTCACCGCGATGCAGCTGTTCTGCCTGCGCGTCGGCAAGCTCGCCGACTCCGGCCGCCTCACCGACACCCAGGCCTCGCTGGCCAAGGTCAACGCCACCCGCAAGGCCCGCTTCGTCACGGCGATGGCCCGTGACCTGCTGGGCGGCAACGGGATCCTGCTGGAGCACCGCGTCGCCCGGCACATGGCCGACGTCGAGGCGCTGCACACCTACGAGGGGACGGAGTCGATCCAGACCCTCATCGTCGGCCGCCACCTCACGGGCATCTCCTCCTTCACCTGATCGCCGGCTCCTGGTCGTCAGGCGGTCCGGAAGGGGGTCCGGACGAAGATGCCGTACACCACGGCCGCGAGGGCGGCGATGATCCCGCCGATGACGAGGGACGGCGTGTAGCTGCCGTAGGTGTCGTAGATCCACCCGGTGAGCAGCGGCGCGAACGCGCCGCCGAAGTAGCCTCCGAAGTTCTGGATCGAGCCGACGGTCGCGACCTGGGCGTTGTTGGCGATGTCGCCCGGCATGGCCCAGGCCGCGGCCTGGGTGGTGGCGATGAAGCCGACGGCGAGGACGAGGACGGCGACGGCCAGGACGAGGTTCGTGACGAACGCGCTCAGGCACACCAGGACACCGGCGGAGACCGCGGCGACCATCATGACCTTCCGCTTGGCGGCCAGCGGGTCGACCCCGGGGCGGTTCGCGAGGGTGTTCATGATCCGGCCCCCGGTGATGCCGAGGATCGCGCCACCGAGGTAGGGCAGCGCCGAGATCCAGCCGGACTGCGTGATGCTGATGCCGCGGGCGTCCTGCAGGTACAGGGGGAGGAACGTGATGAAGATGTTCCAGATCCAGATGATGCAGAAGAAGCCCGCCATCATGCCCCACACCTGGCGGTGCCTGAACAGGCCCAGCCACGAGACGGGTTCGGCGACGGCGTCGGAGCCGGTTCCCCGACCCTCGGTGATGTGGCGCATCTCGTCCTCGCCGAGGCGGCGGTGGTCTTCGGGGGAGCGGTACCAGACGTAGAACGCGACCGCCAGGACGAGGCCCAGCACGCCGAGGAACCCGAAGACGGTGCGCCAGCCGAAGGCGAGCATGATCGCGGTGAGGACGGGCGGCGCGATCGCCGGACCCCACTTGGACCCGCTGTCCCAGATGGCGGTGGCCTGGCCGCGCTCGGCCCGGGGGAACCAGTCGGCGGTCATCCGGGCGGCGGCGGGGGAGTTGGGGGCCTCGGTGATGCCCAGGAGCACGCGGAAGACGACGAAGTGGCCGGCGCGCTGACCGAGGGCCATCAACGCGGTCGAGATCGACCACAGGCCGATGGCCAGGAAGTACGCCCGCCGGGCGCCGAGCCGGTCGACGATCCAGCCGACCGGCAACTGCGCGAAGGCGTAGGTCCAGGAGAACACCGCCCCCAGCAGGCCGATGTCGGTGCGCGTGATGCCGAGTTCCGAGATCATCTCGGGGGCGGCGATCGACACCGCACTGCGGTCCATGTAGTTGACGATCCCCGCGAGCAGGGCGAAACCGAGGATCCACCAGCGCAGATTCCTGATCGGGCGTCGGCGCACCGACAGGTCGGAACGGGTCGTCTGCGTCATCGCAGCGGTCTCCTTCGACGTGGGGGGACCTTCCGTGGTCACAGAGTCACGTCGAGCTTGTGGGTGCCTGAGGCCATCGTCAAGGGGTTGACGGAAAATCCTATTGGATGTTGGATCGTGGTGACTGGTCCATCGAAGGAGACGAATCCGCCGTGAACGCGTTCCCCGCCCAGCGCACCGCCGTCGTCACGGGGGTCGGTGCCCCGCGCGGCATCGGTCGCGTGGTGGCCCGCCGCCTCGCCCGCGAGGGCTGGAGCCTCGCCCTCGTCGACGTCCGCGCGGACGGAGTCGCCGAGATCGCCGAGGAACTGTCGGGGTCCACCGCGGCGCTCGGTGTCGCCGTGGACATCACCGCCCAGGACGACGTCGTGGCCGCCTTCGCCCGCATCGACGACGCGCTGCCGCCCGTCGTGGGTCTCGTGAACCTCGCCGGGATCGCCTGTCCCACGCCGTTGATGGAGCTGACCGTGGCGGAGTGGAACCTCAGCTACGCGGTGAACGCGACGGGGTCCCTGCTGATGATCCAGTCCGCGGCGAAGCGGATGATGGAGGTCGGGGTCGGGCGGATCGTCAACACCTCCTCGATCACCGCGCTCGACGGGGGCGGGACGTTCTCCAAGACCGCCTACGCGGCCTCGAAGGCCGCCGTCCTCGGGCTGACCAAGGGCGCCGCGCGTGAACTCGGCCCGTTCGGCATCACGGCGAACGCGATCCTGCCCGGTCCCATCGACACCGACATCATGGGCGGGAAGCTCACCGACGAGCGCAAGGCCGACATGTCGGCCGGCATCCCCGTCGGCCGCGTCGGCCAGCCCGACGACATCGCCGCGATGGTCTCATTCCTGCTCGGTGAGGACGCGGGGTACGTGAACGGCGCGGAGTTCCAGGTCGACGGCGGGAAGCTCATCCACTAACCCGCGGGGACGGACTCGCGATCGTCGAGGGCGCGTTCGCGCACCTTCTCGAGGTGCTCGCGCACCGCGAGTTCCACCCCGTCCGGTTCCCGGCGGCCCAGGGCCTCGACGATGGCCGCGTGCTCGGCGATCGCCAACCCGGCGTCCGTGACCCCCACGCCGGGGACCAGGCGCAATCGGAAGCGCTGGATCTGTCCGTTCAGCCCCTCGAACGCCTCGGCGAGGAACCGGTTCCCGCCAGCCCGGTTCAGGACGTGGTGGAACTCGTTGTCCGCCGCGTGGTACTCGCGGTACTCCGCGAAACCCGGTCCGGTGGGTGCCGCCGCCATGCGTTCCACGGTGGCCGCCAGCACGGTGAGCAGGGCGTCGTCCACGTGCGCCGCGGCCAGGGCGGCGTTGCGGCACTCCAGCAGCAACCGCGCGTCCATGAGGTCGTTCACCTCGGTCGCGCTCAGCATGTCCGCGACGAAGTACCCGCGCAGGGCCGCGCGGTGGACGAGACCGGTGGACTCGATGCGGACCAACGCCTCCCGCACCGGCGTGGGGGAGACGCCGAGGTCGCGCGCGAGCCCGTCGATGCTCAACGAGGAACCCGGGGCGGCGTGGCCGTCCATCAACCACGTGAGCAACGAGGTGTGGACGGCGTCGGCGAGCGAGGCCCGGGACGGGGCGGTGGGGAGGGTGGGGGCGTCGCGTACCACTGCCACCACCCTCCCGGACCGAGAACTCTCGGCCGACAGGCTATCCCGCCGGGTGGAACCGCCGTCCGGTGACGCGCTCGGAGGCCCCGACGCGGTCGAGGTACGGGGTGATCCCGCCGGTGAACAACGGGTGCCCGGTGCCCAGGACGAGGCAGACGTCGACGTCCTGCGGTCCCGCGACCACCCCCTCGTCCAGCACCCGGCGGATCTCGTCGGCGAGCGCGTCCTGCACGTTGCGCAGGACCTGCTCACCGGTGAGCGGTTCGGTGGCCACCGAGAACAACCCCTCCGCGGCCCCGGTCTCGGCGACCGGGCCCTTCGGCGTGACGAGTTCGGGTGAACCGGCCTCGACCCAGCGCCGCAGGTTGTCCGAGACGCGGTAGCGGTCGGGGAAGGCCGCGGCGAGCGTCTCGTGCACGTGCAGCATGACCGCCGGCCCGACGAACGACGCCAACCGGAACGGCGACATCGGCAGCCCGAGGGGGTCGAGGCTGCGTTCCACCTCGAGCAGCGGGGTTCCCGCGTCGAGGGCCCGGACGACCTCGTCGAACATGCGCGTCGAGATGCGGTTCACCACGAACGCGGGCGCGTCCTGGACCAGGACGCACGTCTTCTTCAGCCGCTTCCCGACGGCGAACGCCGTGGCCAGGGCGGCCTCGTCGGTCGTCCCGGTGCGCACGACCTCGACGAGCGGGAGCACCGCGACGGGGTTGAAGAAGTGGAACCCGACGAACCTCTCGGGGTTCTTCAGGACCGAGGCCATCTCCGTCACCGACAGCGAACTGGTGTTGGTCGCCAGCACGGCGTACTCACGCAGCAGGGGTTCGATCTCGCGCAGGACGTCCTGCTTGACGGAGAGTTCCTCGAACACCGCCTCGATGACGAAGTCCGCGTCGGAGAGCGCGCCCTTGTCGACCGAACCGGACACCGACGCCGTCAGGCGGTTCGCGGTGTCCTGGGTGATGCGGCCCTTGCCGAGGAGTTCCCGCACACCGGTGCGGACGAACTCGACGCCCTTCTCGACCCGTTCGGCCGAGACGTCGGTGAGCACGACCGGGACCTGCAACCGGTGCAGGAACAGCAGCGCGAGCTGGGAGGCCATGAGACCCGCCCCGACCACGCCGACGCTCGTGACCTTCCGCGCCGCTTCGGCGGGTGGTGCACCGGCGGGTTTCTTCGCGTAGCGCTGGACGAGGTCGAACGCGTACAACCCGGCCCGCAGTTCACCGGAGACGATGAGGTCGCCCAGGGCGGCCTCCTCGGCGCTGAAGTGCGTCGCCCGGTCGTTCGTGCGGGAGGCCTCGAGCAGTTCCAGGGTGCGGTAGGGCGCGGGTGCGGCGCCGTGGACGCGGGTGTCGGCGACGGCCCGGCCGCGGGCGATCGCGGCGTCCCAGGTCGGCGCGTCGGCGAGTTCGCGACGCACCACGGTGGTCGTGCCCGCGAGCACGGACGCCGTCCAGCGCAACGACTCCAGGAGGAAGTCGGCGGGTTCGAAGCGGGCGTCGACGATCCCCGCCTCGAAGGCCTGCGGACCCGAGAGCGTGCGGTTGTTCGCCAGCGCGTTCTCGATCGCGACCTTCACCGCGACGTCCGGGCCGGCGATCCGGGGGAGCAGGTACGTCCCGCCCCAACCGGGGACCAGGCCGAGGTGGGCCTCCGGCAACCCCAGGCCGCGGACCGAGCTCGACACCGTGCGGTAGGTGCAGTGCAGGGCCGTCTCGAGGCCGCCGCCGAGAGCGAGTCCGTTGACGTAGGCGAACGTGGGGACCGGCGCGTCGGCGAATCGGCCCAGCACCCGGTGGCCGGCTTCCGCCGTCGCGACGGCGTCCTCGCGGGAGGTGGTGTGCGCGACGGACTTCAGGTCGGCGCCGGCGCAGAACACCCCGTTGACCCCGGTGACGCCGATGGCGACGACACCCTCGTCGCGGACCAGCCGTTCGGCCTCGTCGATCGCCTGCTCGAGGGCGGGCAGGGTGTCGGAACCGAGGACGAAGGGCCGCCGCGGGTCGCCGGAGTCCAGGGTCAGCAGGGCCATCCTCCCGGGACCGGCGACACCGGAGGAGGCGGGCAGGTCGAGGGTGCGGACGAAGACGGGCATCAGTTCGCTCCTCCGTCGAAGCCCTGCCAGGACGGGTTCTCCCAGACGACCGAACCGCCCTGACCCAGGCCCACGCACATGGCGGTGAGGCCGTAGCGGACCTCGGGGTGCTCGGAGAACTGCCGGGCGAGCTGGGTCATGAGCCGCACCCCGGACGCCGCGAGGGGGTGCCCGATGGCGATGGCCCCGCCGTAGGGGTTCACCCGTTCGTCGTCGTCGGCGATGCCGAAGTGGTCGAGGAAGCTGAGGACCTGCACGGCGAACGCCTCGTTGAGCTCGAACAGGCCGATGTCGTCGATGGTCAACCCGGTGCGCGCCAGGACCTTCTCGGTGGAGGGGATCGGGCCGAGGCCCATGACCTCGGGTTCCACGCCGGCGAACCCGAAACCGACGAGCCGCATCTTCGGCGTCAGGCCCAGCTCCCCGGCCACGTCCTCCGCCGCGATGAGGGACGCCGTCGCCCCGTCGGTGAGGGGGGAGGCGTTGCCGGCGGTGACCCGCCCGTGCGGCCGGAACGGGGTGCGCAGGTTCGCGAGCGCCTCCACGGTCGTCCCGGGGCGGGCCAGTTCGTCCTCGGTCGCGAGCCCCCAGCCGCGTTCGGAGCTGGCGGAGGCGACCGGGACGAGGTCGGCGCCGACCTGGCCGTTGGCGACGGCCTTGGCGAACTTCGCCTGGGAGTTCACCGCGAACTCGTCCGCCCGCTGCTTGGTGAGCTGCGGGAACCGGTCGTGCAGGGCCTCCGCGGTCTTGCCCATGTCCAGGGCATCGGGGGAGACGATGCGTTCCACCAGGAACCGCGGGTTGGGGTCCATACCCTGCCCGAGCGGGTGGTGGCCCATGTGCTCGACGCCGCCCGCGAGCGCCACGTCGAGGGCGCCGATCGCGATGGAGGCGGCGGTCGTCGTCACGGCCGTCATCGCGCCGGCGCACCAGCGGTCGATGGCGTAGCCGGGGGTGGTGACGGGCAGTCCCGCCAGCAGGGCCGCGCTGCGGCCCAGGACGAGGCCCTGGTCGCCGGACTGGGTGGCGGCCGCGATCGCGACCTCCTCGACCCGTTCTGGGGGTAGGGACGGGTTGCGCCGCAGGAGTTCGCGCAGGCAGGCGACGACCAGGTCGTCGGCGCGGGTCTGGGCGTGCAGGCCGTCGGGACGGGCCTTGCCGAACGGGGTGCGGACGCCGTCGGCGAAGACGACGCTCCGACCCGGGGCGGGCGTGTGGACCACAGGACCTCCTCGTCACTGGTGCTGGCGGGCACCACCGTACGCGGCGTCCGGTTTATCCGGTACCGGGAGTCCCGCTTATCGCCCGGGCGGCGGACAGCGCGGCCTGCAACGCGTCCTCGCTCAGCGCGGTCCCGGGCAACGGCGTGGGGTGGCGACGGGCGGTGCAGAGACCGTCGAGCGCGATGGCGAGCTGGCGGCGCCAGGCCTCGCCGGCGTCCAGCACGTGCACGGACTTCAGGAGCACCACCAGGTCGCTCGTCTCCACGTCGGGCCGCAACCGACCGGCGCAGCGGGCGCGCCGGACCAGCTCCTGCAACCGGGGCCCGAGCTCGGCGCGGGTCAGGGCGAGTCCGCTGCGACCGTGCTCCGCGCAGAGGACGGCGTCGCGCAGCCCGCGGTCGGCGGCCATCCGCTCGCACGCGCCGGTGAGGAAGCGCACGACGGCGTCCCAGGGGTCGACCTCCGCGGCCGCGCTGTCCGCGAGGTCGACGAGCTCGCGGATGCGTTCCTCGAAGAGCGCCTCGACCAGGGCGTCCTTGTCCGGGAAGCGGCGGTAGACCGTCCCCACCCCGAGGCCGGCGTGGCGCGCGACGTCGTCGAGGCTGGCGACCAGGCCGCGGGTGGCGAACACCGTCCGGGCGGCGTCGAGCACCCGTCGGCGGTTCAGCTCGGCGTCGCGCCGCAGCGGGCGGTCTGCCGGGGCGGGGGTGGTGGTGCTCACGACCTGCCCATCGGCACGTCCGCGGACGAAGTGGAGGACGGGCCTCAACTTCGCGCGCGGCGCGGCCGAAGCAGAACCGGAGACCAGCAGACCCCCGTCACGGAAGAGAGCTCGTGAGCACCGAGGCCACCCCGGCAGACCCGCCCCGCGACCCGGTGCGTGAGACCGCGAGCGCGGTGCCGCCGCGTCCGCGCACCTCGCCCGAGAACGACGTCCCGGCACCCCCGGCCGACCGTTCGCGCTGGCTCGTCCTCGCGGTCCTCTCGCTGGCCCAGCTCATGGTGGTCCTCGACTCCACGATCGTGAACATCGCCCTGCCCACCGCGCAGGCCTCCCTCGGCTTCTCCGACGACGACCGCCAGTGGGTCGTGACCTCCTACGCCCTCGCCTTCGGCGGTCTGCTGCTGCTCGGGGGCCGCCTCTCCGACGTCGTCGGACGCAAGCCGATGTTCCTCACCGGTCTGGTGGGTTTCGCCCTCGCCTCCGCCCTCGGCGGTCTCGCGCAGGGCTTCGGGATGCTCATCGTGGCCCGCGCCCTGCAGGGTGCCTTCGGCGCGATGCTGGCCCCGGCCGCGTTGTCGCTGCTCATGACGACCTTCACCGCACCGGGTGAGCGGACCAAGGCGTTCGGCATCTTCGGGGCGGTCGCGGGCGCCGGCGGCGGCATCGGGCTGCTCCTGGGCGGGCTGCTCACCGAGCACCTGTCCTGGCGCTGGTGCCTCTACATCAACGACGTCCTCGCCGTGGTGGCCGTCGTCGCCGCGTCCCTGCTGCTCAAGCACCGGCGGTCGGCGAACCCCGCCCCGCTGGACTGGTTCGGCACCGTGACCGCCGTCCTCGGTCTCGTCGGGATCGTCTACGGCCTCGGCAACGCCGAGACCCACGGCTGGACCTCCCCGAGCACGTGGGGGTTCCTCGTCGCCGGGATCGTCCTGCTCGTGGTGTTCTGCTGGTGGCAGACCCGCGCGGCGCACCCGTTGCTGCCGCTGCGCGTGGTCCTCGACCGCAACCGCGGTGGGTCGTTGCTGGCGATGGCCGTCGTGGGGGCGGGCATGTTCGGGGTCTTCCTGTTCCTCACCTACTACCTGGCCAAGCAGCTCGGGTACACCCCGGTGCAGACCGGGCTGGCGTTCCTGCCGATGATCGGTGCCGTCTCGGTGACCGCACCGTTCGTGGGGGCCCGGCTGCTGCCGCGCGTGGGTCCCAAGCCCCTCGTCCCCACCGGCCTCGTCCTCGCCGCGCTCGGCATGGCCCTGCTGACCCGCATCGACGTCGACTCCCACTACGCCTCGGTCGTCCTGCCCGGGTTGATCGTCGAGGGCGTCGGCCTGGGCTTCATCTTCTCCGCGGCGATGGCCACGGCCACCC
This region includes:
- a CDS encoding acyl-CoA dehydrogenase family protein, producing MTSPTGVDYYEIAGDLTDAEREVWANVRAFVDEKVIPVAGGYWERAEMPLDLLKEYAQLNLVGDGLQGPGIPALSHTAAGLITMELSRGDGSFATMLGVQAGLAMRSIAFLGSEEQKERWLPPMARLEVLGAFGLTEPDHGSDAVALATTARREGDEYVLDGAKRWIGFGTICDVCVVWARGEDGAVQGFLVERGTPGFSATAIQGKASLRAIHNADITLTGVRVPAANRLPGGNSFRDTGRVLSATRAGIAWGALGHATAAYETALAYSLERKQFGQPLASFQLVQDKLVQMLAEVTAMQLFCLRVGKLADSGRLTDTQASLAKVNATRKARFVTAMARDLLGGNGILLEHRVARHMADVEALHTYEGTESIQTLIVGRHLTGISSFT
- a CDS encoding MFS transporter — its product is MTQTTRSDLSVRRRPIRNLRWWILGFALLAGIVNYMDRSAVSIAAPEMISELGITRTDIGLLGAVFSWTYAFAQLPVGWIVDRLGARRAYFLAIGLWSISTALMALGQRAGHFVVFRVLLGITEAPNSPAAARMTADWFPRAERGQATAIWDSGSKWGPAIAPPVLTAIMLAFGWRTVFGFLGVLGLVLAVAFYVWYRSPEDHRRLGEDEMRHITEGRGTGSDAVAEPVSWLGLFRHRQVWGMMAGFFCIIWIWNIFITFLPLYLQDARGISITQSGWISALPYLGGAILGITGGRIMNTLANRPGVDPLAAKRKVMMVAAVSAGVLVCLSAFVTNLVLAVAVLVLAVGFIATTQAAAWAMPGDIANNAQVATVGSIQNFGGYFGGAFAPLLTGWIYDTYGSYTPSLVIGGIIAALAAVVYGIFVRTPFRTA
- a CDS encoding thiolase family protein, with product MVHTPAPGRSVVFADGVRTPFGKARPDGLHAQTRADDLVVACLRELLRRNPSLPPERVEEVAIAAATQSGDQGLVLGRSAALLAGLPVTTPGYAIDRWCAGAMTAVTTTAASIAIGALDVALAGGVEHMGHHPLGQGMDPNPRFLVERIVSPDALDMGKTAEALHDRFPQLTKQRADEFAVNSQAKFAKAVANGQVGADLVPVASASSERGWGLATEDELARPGTTVEALANLRTPFRPHGRVTAGNASPLTDGATASLIAAEDVAGELGLTPKMRLVGFGFAGVEPEVMGLGPIPSTEKVLARTGLTIDDIGLFELNEAFAVQVLSFLDHFGIADDDERVNPYGGAIAIGHPLAASGVRLMTQLARQFSEHPEVRYGLTAMCVGLGQGGSVVWENPSWQGFDGGAN
- a CDS encoding SDR family NAD(P)-dependent oxidoreductase, which produces MLDRGDWSIEGDESAVNAFPAQRTAVVTGVGAPRGIGRVVARRLAREGWSLALVDVRADGVAEIAEELSGSTAALGVAVDITAQDDVVAAFARIDDALPPVVGLVNLAGIACPTPLMELTVAEWNLSYAVNATGSLLMIQSAAKRMMEVGVGRIVNTSSITALDGGGTFSKTAYAASKAAVLGLTKGAARELGPFGITANAILPGPIDTDIMGGKLTDERKADMSAGIPVGRVGQPDDIAAMVSFLLGEDAGYVNGAEFQVDGGKLIH
- a CDS encoding 3-hydroxyacyl-CoA dehydrogenase NAD-binding domain-containing protein, with protein sequence MPVFVRTLDLPASSGVAGPGRMALLTLDSGDPRRPFVLGSDTLPALEQAIDEAERLVRDEGVVAIGVTGVNGVFCAGADLKSVAHTTSREDAVATAEAGHRVLGRFADAPVPTFAYVNGLALGGGLETALHCTYRTVSSSVRGLGLPEAHLGLVPGWGGTYLLPRIAGPDVAVKVAIENALANNRTLSGPQAFEAGIVDARFEPADFLLESLRWTASVLAGTTTVVRRELADAPTWDAAIARGRAVADTRVHGAAPAPYRTLELLEASRTNDRATHFSAEEAALGDLIVSGELRAGLYAFDLVQRYAKKPAGAPPAEAARKVTSVGVVGAGLMASQLALLFLHRLQVPVVLTDVSAERVEKGVEFVRTGVRELLGKGRITQDTANRLTASVSGSVDKGALSDADFVIEAVFEELSVKQDVLREIEPLLREYAVLATNTSSLSVTEMASVLKNPERFVGFHFFNPVAVLPLVEVVRTGTTDEAALATAFAVGKRLKKTCVLVQDAPAFVVNRISTRMFDEVVRALDAGTPLLEVERSLDPLGLPMSPFRLASFVGPAVMLHVHETLAAAFPDRYRVSDNLRRWVEAGSPELVTPKGPVAETGAAEGLFSVATEPLTGEQVLRNVQDALADEIRRVLDEGVVAGPQDVDVCLVLGTGHPLFTGGITPYLDRVGASERVTGRRFHPAG
- a CDS encoding GntR family transcriptional regulator; the encoded protein is MVRDAPTLPTAPSRASLADAVHTSLLTWLMDGHAAPGSSLSIDGLARDLGVSPTPVREALVRIESTGLVHRAALRGYFVADMLSATEVNDLMDARLLLECRNAALAAAHVDDALLTVLAATVERMAAAPTGPGFAEYREYHAADNEFHHVLNRAGGNRFLAEAFEGLNGQIQRFRLRLVPGVGVTDAGLAIAEHAAIVEALGRREPDGVELAVREHLEKVRERALDDRESVPAG
- a CDS encoding GGDEF domain-containing protein — its product is MSPARRLLPWQAYAAGGALAAGVGVALPAGLPNDVLFSVVSISAAVATALGTRLHRPQRASAWWLLAGGLLAWALGDTSYAVCYTWLGWDAFPSVPDAFYLLAYPLIAVAMLRMARQARPGADREGVIDAAILAVGFGLLSWTFLVRPALAALPQDLPAGLVSLAYPVGDVLLLAMLVRVLSAAGPRSAAAGLLCGAATLMLTADTLWQYSDAYATLNDTWVDLAFTSSYVLWGAAALHPSMRRLSDPSPSSRHEFSPLRLAVLTGASLLAPGTLALQLVLGLPTEGWAVVVGATTLFLLVVARMSTLLRRLREQTDLLGDLARTDPLTGLLNRRSADAELQRAQERARGEGVPLVVALLDLDHFKAFNDTYGHPAGDALLVGAATAWTTALAGTGAQLARWGGEEFLLVITGWEPARVELLLDELRAVVPAGQAFSAGLAGWDGREETGVLVGRADEALYAAKHAGRACSRTAVAHRPEPQPGEYSRPSA
- a CDS encoding long-chain-fatty-acid--CoA ligase — encoded protein: MSTTFSTTLAEHARNRPDGVAVRLDEHTLTWRGFDDATARVATLLRTEGVRPGDRVALILPNVPQFPVLYHGILRAGAVVVPMNPLLRGREVNHHFADSGAVLAFVWHAVADASHAGAVGTPTRVVVVEPEATAALLAGVDPDPAAHAPDPDDTAVILYTSGTTGSPKGAELSHRNLFSNAVTSQESLIRLGGDDVILGALPLFHAFGQTCAMNTALIAGRTMTLLPRFSAAAALAVVQRDRVTHFAGVPTMYVAMLNEPDAESYDLSSWRSCVSGGASLPVEVLRGFEARFGVEILEGYGLSETSPVASFNHPGAVRKPGTIGVPVRGCEMDLRGADGSVVTEGVGEIVVRGENVMKGYWRNETATAQTFVDGWFRTGDLATRDEDGYYTIVDRAKDMIDRGGYNVYPREVEEVLYEHPAVEQVAVVGFPDPLVGEEIGAAVVLKEGAHATPEELQQHVKDALAAYKYPRRVWIVEELPKGPTGKILKREIHPPVRSTEHEERPA